ATCGACGGATATCGTACTGGAATTCTGGCAGACGCTACCGGCAATGGAGAAGGACGCACGCATCTCTCTTTTCATGATGTCGACGTGCAGCACTGCCAGTTTGGGTTCTATCTGAACGATTGCGATAATCTGCTGATCCAGGACTGCGACCTGGTTCGTTACAGCAAACATGGTTTTCGCCTCAACCAAGGCTGCGATCAGGTCACCTTTCGGCAATGTCTGGCCGACTGTTCTCAGGCCGACGTCCAGTGGGAAGAGCATACTGAGTTGCTGCCGTTCGGCTTCAACGTTAACAGTGGCGGCCGTCCGAACACCCACATCATGTTCGAGGACTGCACAGCCGCCAACAACATGATGCCGCTGCAGAAGAACAGCTACAAAAACGGCGACGGTTTCGTCGTCGAAGGCAACACCCAGAACGTCACGTTTCTGCGGTGTCGAGGTATTCGCAATCAAGACGCCGGGTACGACTTGAAGGTCGAGAACGTGCGGCTAAAGGATTGCATCGCGCTGGCCAATGGCCGCCAGATGCGTATCTGGACAACGGCCACGCTCGACAACTGTTACCTCGGCTACGGCGGCACAGGCCTTTGGTGCAATGGAGGTCCGATCACCGCCACCGGCTGCACCTTTTACGGCCTCGGCGTCGCCACCATGACCGACGATAAGGCGAAGCACAAAATCACGCTTACCCGTTGCCTGATCGCCAACTGCCAAACCACCAAGCGACAAACGGCCAGCGGTGGCGGCGTTGCGTTGGAAGAAACGGAAGTGATCCCCCCGCAAGAAAAGTCGCCGCCAGCCGACAAATCAGCGACGCGCGAGGTGCCGCCGTGGGATGGAACCGGAAAGCCTCCAGTACCGGCAGAAGTACCTGGCCAAGGGTACCTAAGTGTGGTTAAGCCAGAAACTCGCTAAGCCGCTTTCTGGTAGGCGGCCGGTGGCGTAGCGGTTGCTTTGATCTCTGCGTTTTCGGTCTTCATCCCTGCAATATATTGCAGCCGGCCTTGGCTGATGGCGTCTTGCCAATAATTGCGAAAGATTCGTAGCCGTGATTCAGGGGACAAAGGAAGATAGTTCAGCGCTAACTCGCGAACGCATTGGCGGACCGCTGCTTTGAACTGACGATACTTTAATTTGCCCGGGTTCTCTTGCAGTTCCTTCCGCATACCCCATTCCTTGGGGTCGATAACTCTATTCTCGACCGGCAATAACTGACAGGCGCGGCATTCGTCTTCGCCATATTCGACCAACTCTTGATGGAGCGGTTTTAAACTTACCTGGTTGCCATGCGAGACCCGCGAGTTCTCGGCGTAACCAATCGGTACCCCGGCCGCTTCCAGAGTGTGACCGATTAATAGTTCCGAGAAGTGTCCGAACTCGGCCTGAAAGCCGCCGACCTGTTCCCATAACGCGCGTTCGATGAGCGTACCGCGGATCGCAATCTTACACTTTTTGTCTTGGACCCAGCACTGAAAATCTTCTTCGAACAGATACTGTTCACACTCGGCCAGGTAATTGCCATTGAGGCCGTCGCTGGCACTACAGACCACCGGCAGTTCCGATCGCTGGACAAAGTCGTAGATCTGCTGCAGACAGTCGCGACGCGGTACGCAGTGCGATTCCGTAATGTAAAGATACTTACCACGGGCCACTTCGGCACCGGCGTTATAGTGGGCATTCATCCGCATCCCAGGCCGATAAACCCAACGCACCTGGGGGAATTCATCGACCAACCAAGCAATCTCGCTGTATGACGCGGCGTCGGTCGCAACGACGACCTCGTAAGATACATCAAGCGCTTGTTGAGTGAAGCCCGTCAGACATTCAACGGCGTACCCGCGATCATCCGGCAGAGGGATCACCACGGAAATCATTGGAACGTCACTCATTGCTAGCATATCCCCGAAATCGACTAATCTCTGACTGCCCCTTCCTAACTACGTGGCGAGAGAATAGCGAATGCTGGCATACCGAACAATGCGGAAAAGCAGATATTACAACTGCCCATTTAAATTGGCCGAATCAGAACAGCGACGACAAAAAGAACGCACTACCGATTAGCACCGGCAGAAGCATTAATTCCTTCATTCCAAACTGCCATTGCTGGCGACAAATGACCCAACAAAGAAACCACCCCAGAGATATCCACCAGGTAAGGTTCAGCATAATACCACTGACATGAACGCCTAAAGAAAACCAGGGGGCACCGTACCAAACCACCTCTTTGGGCCAATGGATTGTCCAATGATAGATGGTTGGTTGGCTGAAAATGGGATTTCCGTAGTCTGCCTGAAATTCGATGAGAAAGCCTGCCACGGGACAGGGCCAGCCAATTTCACGACTCTCTGTCCAGCGATGGACTCCACCGACGTAATAGCCTGCTCCAGTTTGCGGCCAGGCATTCACCGCCAGAGCGATAGCCGCCATCAGAAGAACCGTGATGAACCGGCGACCTATCATTGACCATTTCTAGTAGGAGACATCGACTGCTTCCCAGACGTTTCCATAGCCTACTGCCCTCAATCGACACCGTCCACCAACGAAAAAAAGCCACGCCCTTCAAAAATGAGCGTGGCTTTTCCTGGAACATTGATAGGCTGAACGAAAACTACTTCGATTTAAGGTCAAAATCGAACGTGTTGTTGCCACTTTTCACTTCGGCTACCAGAGTGGACTTATCGTTGTAACTTGCTGGAAGCAGTTCCGGACGGGCTTTGACCAAAGGACCATCTCCTTCGCCGCCGCTGGAACCACGGGCCGAAAAAATCCGCACCGTGTGCGTGCCGATCGCGGCACCATCACGCGTCCCAGTAAACTGCAACACGTAGTGACCACTTCCGTCGGTGTATGCAATGGAAGGGCGGGCGTTATCGGGTTCGAACTGCACTTTGGCGTCATCCAGCGGCTTGCCGTCCAACGTGACATTTCCCTCGACATAGCCCAGATCCGGGCCGCCACTACTATAGCACCCAAGCATCAGGCACATGGCAACTGCGAACGCAATTGCCAACGGGGAAGTTGTCTTTTTCAATGAAGCAATCAATTGCATGAATCGGTTTCTCCGACAGCGTTCAATAAGATAGCGACAGGGTACGATTGGATGATTAATAAGCGCCGATGACCTGGCCATCTTGCATGTTGCCCAGGTACTCCATAACGGTGTCGGTCGTTCCCGTGGTGTTGCTATGAATGGTTTCCGGCAGGAAGCTCACCGATCCATCCGCAAACACCGCCATCGCACCGCCAGGATGCATGCTGGACATACCGTGGTTTTCAGCCTTGTTCGTCGAGGTCGTCGATCCAATCGTGATGTTTGGCGAAAACAACGTCGTGCAAAGGGTGCGGTATAGGCCCTGGTCGTAGTTGGCCTTGTCTGGGTGTTGATGATTGTCTGGGCCTTTGGCGTTCTTATCGCGCGTCGCAAACAGTTCGCTCGATCCAAACCACTCGTTATTGAGAATGTAGGCACGCTCGGCAACCATCAGCGTATTGCTCGTTCCGTCGGTAATATCGCGCATCCGCGTGTCGCTATCTTTGAAAAACATACCGGTGGCCCCAGTCGTTCCGTCACCAAAGTTCGTTGCTTGATTCGCACGTACATAGGCCGAGCTGTTGACCGCTACGTAGCTTGTCTTGGAAAGGCCAAGGTTCGTTCCACTGGCGTTTTCGATGGCGCACCCGGCACATTTAGACGTGCTGCTGACCGAGGGACCGGTATCCGAAGGGCAGATGAACGTGTCGTACTTCGCCTGCATGACATCCTGATGGGCACTTAGCGCGTCGCTGGCCTTGACCTTCCCGACCTGAAGCACATCCGAGACGTTACCCAGTTCCATAAACGGAAGAATAAACGCCGACCAGGTCCAGTGCCCTTTGTTATCCGCAACGTTCACGTGGATATAGCCAGACGGAAAAGCCTGGTAGGTGTCGTGATAGTTGTGCATCGCCAAGCCAAGCTGCTTCAAGTTGTTCGAGCACTGCATCCGGCGAGCCGCCTCTCGGGCTTGCTGCACCGCTGGCAACAACAGGGCGATCAGCACGCCGATAATGGCGATCACCACGAGCAGTTCCACCAGCGTGAAGCCACTACGACGAAATCGAGGTGAGAGTGATGTCATGGGGTATCCAGTAGAAAAAGGAAGGATAAGGAATCTGCCAACGCCCCGTCGATGACCGGAAAATAAATGGCCACCCAAAGCGTGGAATCAAGCTGCGACTGAGCCAGCGAAACAAATGAAGATTTAGGGAGCGTAACGCTTAAGGGAGCTTTACTGCTCCTATCTACGATTCGTACGCGTTTTGTTCGGCTTACTACTGGATTCTCAGAATTCTGTAGAAATTTCCTTCCAGACCGACAAGCACCCCCTTTCTGGCATAACCATAAAGCAATAAGAGGGGGATCGCATCTCTACCAAGGACCAATCACCCAGTCGAGCGTCGCCAACACCAACAGTAATCCCGCAGAAGCCCCCACCGCCAGGATCCGGAGCATCAGCCGCTGCCGGGAGCCCGTAGAACCGCCAATCCTAACGAAAGGGAATCGGAGCTCTCAGGCAGCTTGCCTTCTTCGCGCGGTGGCTGGTACGGGTTATCCATCATTGCTTCCTTGTTTCCTGTATCATAATCTCCTGACAAACCCACCATGTTGCCTCTTCCACCGCCAGGTAATTCCGCGTGAAAACCATCGTGAAGCTCTCGTTATCGCTGTTGATCGTTGCCCTTTGTGTTGCTTCCACCCCTCTCCAGGCCGACGACGCCGCGCCGTGGAAGTCGCTGTTCAATGGCAAAGACCTCACCGACTGGCAGGCCAACGCCCACCCCGAATCGTTCACCGTTACCGACGGCATCTTGAAAGCCCACGGCAAAAACGGCATGGCGCATCTATTCTACGTCGGCGACACAGACCACGATGTCCGCTTCAAGGACTTCGAGCTGGTCGCCGTTTGTCGCAGCGAGCCCGGCTCGAACTCCGGCTTCTTCTTTCACACCGATCGAGAACTCCGCGGCGGCAAGTACTTGAACAAAGGGTACGAAGTTCAGCTCAATAGTTCCGCGAAAGAAAAGAACAAAACCGGCAGCCTATATGCCGTCGTTCAGGTCGCCGACTCGCCGGTGGACGAAACCAAATGGTTCACCATTCGCATCCTCGTACAAGGCAAACACATCCAAGTCTTCGTGAACGACCAGCATTTGGTCGACTACACCGAGCCCGAAAACCCCGAGCGCGCGGAAAGCCGAGCCAAGCGATTGATCGACCCCATCGGCGGTGCCCTCGCCATCCAGGCCCACGACCCCGGTAGCGTCTTCTACTTCAAAGAAATTCGCCTGCGCGAACTTTAATGCGATCGAACGTGTCTGTGCATCGAGCAGGCATTCGCTGCATGCGCACATCTCGCCCCATGAACGAGCAAAGACCGCTATGCAACCATCCGCAAACGAGAAGTGGATCGAAGGGATTAGCGCAACGCTGGCTTCCTATCGAGAGATGATCGATGTCACCGTCGAGCAGCTTTCCGACGCCGAGTTGCATGCCCGACCCGCTCCGGAGATCAATTCGGTCGCGATTCTCTTGCGGCACATCGGCGGAAACCTTCGTAGTCGCTGGACCGACTTCCTGACGACCGATGGCGAGAAGCCGGACCGAGCGCGTGATACCGAGTTCCAAGACTGGGAAGGAGATCGCGCGGCACTACTGGCTCACTTCGACAACGGCTGGAACGCCCTGACGTCCGCCATCGAGCAAATCAAACATTCGAACATGCAGCAGTCCATGTTCGTCCGTGGGCACCACCACACCATTCACGAGGCCCTGACCAGATCGGTAACGCACGTCACCTATCATGTCGGCCAGATTGTCATGGTCGCGCGGATGGTGCACAAAGGCCCCTGGCAGTGGGTCACGATCGCGCCAGGTCAAAGCGATCAGTACAACCAAGAAAACTGGGGTACGGGATCGAACCGCGGCACTTTTGGCGATCCGAACGAAAGCCAAGAAGGTTAAGTGCCCCACTCGCGATGGAATTCCACGCCTGGCAAATAAATTCAAAGAATCGAATGCCAGGCGTCAGGTGTCAGCGGTGAAATGCGTGCCACAGCCCATGCGTTTGCGGGTAAGCAGCCTTGTCGGCAGCACTCATCAATAACTGCCTACCTTTCCGCTTCAAGACATTTGGGATACTCTTAACAGTAAGAATTCTCACATCCCCACTTTGCCGAAAATGTTGCTCTCTTGATCGTCGTTCGCCCCTTTTCCAACTGCGATCCTCCTAAGCTGGTGGAACTATGGAACCATCAGCCTATCAGTCGGGGACTTGCTCAGCCGATGGCGGTCACGCTGTTGGAAGCCCAGGTTCTTGCCAAACCCTATTTCCAGCCGAAGAACCTTTTGATCGCCGAGATCGAAGGGAAGCTGGCCGGCATGGCCCACCTGGTGATGGCTGGTCCGCTATTGCCGGATGGCCTTCGGGCCGAGATCGCCAACCTGCCGATCGTTCTGGCAGCGAACATTCCCGAAGCAGCCGAAGTCGAAGACGCACTTGTTCAGGCGGCCGAAGCGATCGTGCGAGAAACGTCCGCGTCTTCGATCCTGCTGGGCGGCACTAGCGAGCCGGGGCCTTTTTACTTCGGCCTGGCCAAGGGAAGCTGTAACCGCGGGGCCTTAGTGTCCGATACGCGAATGATCGAATTGGCCGCGCGGCATGGTTTTGATCATGCTCGCAGCTGGAAGGTTTACAGCAGGGCCCTGCGAGGCTTTCGCCCCCCTGTCGATCGCAACCAGATCGCGGCTCGGCGGACGTTGAACGTACTCCGCGAAGATGACCCGCCGTATACCAACTTCCGCGAAGCGTGCATCTACATGCATCAGCATCGCACGCGGTACTCGCTGGTTCAAAAGCAGGACAGCCACGCGCTGGCCCGTCTGACAGTCGTGCAAATGGAAGCCTTCAGCCACCTCCGCGGCGTTCGCATGAGCGGTATCGTCGATATGGATAGCCTGAGCGGTTGCACCGATGTTCAGGCCCAGTTCTTCCTGGCCGAAACATTGCGGCAAATGACCGAAGAAGGAACTGCCGTTGTCGAAACCCAGGTAGCCAGCGACAACGCCATGCTCACCCAGGTCGTCGAAACCCTCGGCTTCGAAGTGATCGACGAACTTCGCCTGATGAGCAAGGTAATCAGCTAAACTTGCGGCCGCAATGAGCGTGCCCTCCGCTAACGCTTCTCTTCGGTCGAAGCCTCTGAGAACCTCGCTTCGCGCGGGGAGAGCTCGCCTCCCTGTTTCTCGGTCAGAATGCCGTAAAGCTCGGGACGCCTGCCGCGGATCCAGCGCCGGCCGGTGCATTTGTCCAACAGGCTCAGATCCAAGTCGGCAATCACGAGCGAATCTTTCGGCTGGTCTACTTCTGCCACGATCCGGCCATAGCAGTCCAGGATCATCGCATTGCCGGTTCGCACTTCGTCGTCGTCCAGACCAATTCCATTACTAAACAGAATGAACATGCCGTTATCGTGCGCGCGTGCCGGCAACCATCGCAGCAGCCACTCGCGTCCCTTGGGGCCGTTCACCTCGTCGGCCAGTCGCTGAGGATCGTTCTCGCGTTCGAGCCATACCTGGGGATCGATGCGTCCCATCGCGTGCGGACTTCGCGAAGCCGTTCCGCCGGTTTGATGCGGGGCAAGCAAGATATCGGCCCCCAATAGCGCGGTCGCCCGGGCATTCTCGACCAGGTTGTTATCCCAGCAAATCAGCACCCCGAGCTTACAGCCCAAAGGAGAATCGAACACCGTGTAACGATCGCCGCTGCTCATATGAGCACTGATAAAGCAGTGCAGCTTCCGATGTGCATGCACGCTACCATCCGGCATGGCCACGGCGTATGTGTTGTAAAGCTGCCCGCCTGAGGCCCGCTCGATGAGCCCGGCCCCGATGATCATCTGATACTTCGCAGCGAGCTGCACCAGGGCGGCCGTCGATGGTCCGTCAGGCACTTCCTCGGCGAGCCCATCGATCGTATCACGATCGAGACTGCGCACATGCCAGTAGCCGGTCAGGCACATCTCGGGAAAGGTGATCAACTGCACGCCTTGCTCGGCTGCTGATGCGACGAACCGCTGGACGGTGACCAGGTTGGCGGCTTTATCACCGGGGGCGTGCTGAAACTGAACGGTCGCGGCGCGAAGGATCATGGCAGGCGTGGCTTGTCGGCAGGGTAGGTCGCGCTGACGTGGCTGGCCAGGCGGAGTTCCGCTTGCGGAATCGTATTGCGGATCGCCAGCGGAATCGGATCGACGATTTGTTTATCGCGGCGGGCTACCAAGTAGCCGCGGATGATATCAGAGCGTTGGTTCTGCATCAGGTAATGTACCCACAGCCACGACTCAGCGTAGTCGGTGCTGGTCATTTGCTCGGGCTTGGCCAGCGTGGCCAGGCGTTCCAGGTCAGGCTGCCACTGGCCTCGGTTCATCCCATCGGCCAGCCAAGGAAGATGTTCGCGATTGAGTCGTCCCGGCACGCCAGCCACTTCGTAGTATTCGGCCAGCCCTTCATCGAGCCACAAGGGGAGGGTACCGACCGACGAGTTCAAGTATGCGTGCGTCAGTTCATGCCGCAGGTCGGAAAGCACACTCTCGGACCAGATCGCATAGACATAGTACTCGCCCCGTTCGACCACAAACAGTGCTCGGCGGCCGTTAAGCTGCGGGAAGTGCTGCCGGGTGAACTCGGCGAACGTGGTCCCGTCACGAAAGATGCGAACGTGGATCTTGTCGTTCGAGAAAGGAATGCCCAGGTCGTCCCGCAATTCCATCTTCAGGTTCCGCACCTCTTGCAGCACCTGGCTATCGTCCTGCAAATCGAAGTCCGCTTCGATGTGCAGTGGAACATCATCGACGAACGCCGGCGGAGCATCGTGAACCTGGTTGTTCCACATCGCACAACCAATCGAAAGCAACGCGCAGCAACTAATCAACAGTGCCAGGCGAAGTTCGATAAGTTGCTTGAAGCAGGCCATCCGTGGTCCTTAGTCTTGTCCCCGCTCCCTCGCAGGGAGAGGGATGATTGTCGATACAACGACCGTGATCGCAATCGAATCTTAGCCCCAAGGGGGCGACATGTAATAGCCAGGGGCGTAAGCCCCTGGTCACGTATCGCATTACCAAGTGAGCCCCAACGGGGCGGCATAAACTTTAATCTTGAGTGCTATGTCGCCCTTTCAGGGCAAACTTCCTACATGGCACTCTTTCCAGGGGCTCACGCCCCTGGCTATTCCATCCCGCCCCTTCGGGGCTTCGGAAGTGACTTACTTACCCAACCGTTTGAGCGTCGATCAACTGGTCGAGCTCTTCCTTCAGTTTCTCGAGCACTTCTTCATAGCCAAACGCGCCCAGTGGCTCGCCGCCTCGCTTTAGGTTCACGAAGTTCGGGCCGCACCATAGGCCGAGGTCGGCGTCGTCGGTTTCGCCAGGGCCATTCACGCGGCAACCCATCACGGCGATGGTGATCTTATGATCTTTGGCATACGTGGTCAGCTCTTTCACCTTGGCGGCCAGGTCGACGAACGCTTCGTTCTCGACGCGCGAACAACTCGGGCAGCTGATGATGTTGAGCGTCTGCAATCCGTAATCGACCACCGTTCGCACGCGGCCGGCAGCGATGTCGTCCAAAATCTTGCGGCCAGCTTCGATCTCTTCTCCCTTGCGAGAGTTCGGAACCGTCAGCGAAACGCGGAT
Above is a genomic segment from Blastopirellula marina containing:
- a CDS encoding right-handed parallel beta-helix repeat-containing protein, which translates into the protein MLKTTLSLCLLLSLFSLVRASEIYVTPEGAGQKDGAAWDSAYDATSLAEFVGNLKPGDTLLLGSGEYAKLALEIKARGTAEAPITIRGVDRGSGLPKLTSTWTIDAPAKGATAIRLSDQASYVTLEHLRIDGYRTGILADATGNGEGRTHLSFHDVDVQHCQFGFYLNDCDNLLIQDCDLVRYSKHGFRLNQGCDQVTFRQCLADCSQADVQWEEHTELLPFGFNVNSGGRPNTHIMFEDCTAANNMMPLQKNSYKNGDGFVVEGNTQNVTFLRCRGIRNQDAGYDLKVENVRLKDCIALANGRQMRIWTTATLDNCYLGYGGTGLWCNGGPITATGCTFYGLGVATMTDDKAKHKITLTRCLIANCQTTKRQTASGGGVALEETEVIPPQEKSPPADKSATREVPPWDGTGKPPVPAEVPGQGYLSVVKPETR
- a CDS encoding glycosyltransferase family 2 protein — its product is MSDVPMISVVIPLPDDRGYAVECLTGFTQQALDVSYEVVVATDAASYSEIAWLVDEFPQVRWVYRPGMRMNAHYNAGAEVARGKYLYITESHCVPRRDCLQQIYDFVQRSELPVVCSASDGLNGNYLAECEQYLFEEDFQCWVQDKKCKIAIRGTLIERALWEQVGGFQAEFGHFSELLIGHTLEAAGVPIGYAENSRVSHGNQVSLKPLHQELVEYGEDECRACQLLPVENRVIDPKEWGMRKELQENPGKLKYRQFKAAVRQCVRELALNYLPLSPESRLRIFRNYWQDAISQGRLQYIAGMKTENAEIKATATPPAAYQKAA
- a CDS encoding DUF1559 domain-containing protein: MTSLSPRFRRSGFTLVELLVVIAIIGVLIALLLPAVQQAREAARRMQCSNNLKQLGLAMHNYHDTYQAFPSGYIHVNVADNKGHWTWSAFILPFMELGNVSDVLQVGKVKASDALSAHQDVMQAKYDTFICPSDTGPSVSSTSKCAGCAIENASGTNLGLSKTSYVAVNSSAYVRANQATNFGDGTTGATGMFFKDSDTRMRDITDGTSNTLMVAERAYILNNEWFGSSELFATRDKNAKGPDNHQHPDKANYDQGLYRTLCTTLFSPNITIGSTTSTNKAENHGMSSMHPGGAMAVFADGSVSFLPETIHSNTTGTTDTVMEYLGNMQDGQVIGAY
- a CDS encoding DUF1080 domain-containing protein yields the protein MKTIVKLSLSLLIVALCVASTPLQADDAAPWKSLFNGKDLTDWQANAHPESFTVTDGILKAHGKNGMAHLFYVGDTDHDVRFKDFELVAVCRSEPGSNSGFFFHTDRELRGGKYLNKGYEVQLNSSAKEKNKTGSLYAVVQVADSPVDETKWFTIRILVQGKHIQVFVNDQHLVDYTEPENPERAESRAKRLIDPIGGALAIQAHDPGSVFYFKEIRLREL
- a CDS encoding DinB family protein → MQPSANEKWIEGISATLASYREMIDVTVEQLSDAELHARPAPEINSVAILLRHIGGNLRSRWTDFLTTDGEKPDRARDTEFQDWEGDRAALLAHFDNGWNALTSAIEQIKHSNMQQSMFVRGHHHTIHEALTRSVTHVTYHVGQIVMVARMVHKGPWQWVTIAPGQSDQYNQENWGTGSNRGTFGDPNESQEG
- a CDS encoding nitrilase family protein; translated protein: MILRAATVQFQHAPGDKAANLVTVQRFVASAAEQGVQLITFPEMCLTGYWHVRSLDRDTIDGLAEEVPDGPSTAALVQLAAKYQMIIGAGLIERASGGQLYNTYAVAMPDGSVHAHRKLHCFISAHMSSGDRYTVFDSPLGCKLGVLICWDNNLVENARATALLGADILLAPHQTGGTASRSPHAMGRIDPQVWLERENDPQRLADEVNGPKGREWLLRWLPARAHDNGMFILFSNGIGLDDDEVRTGNAMILDCYGRIVAEVDQPKDSLVIADLDLSLLDKCTGRRWIRGRRPELYGILTEKQGGELSPREARFSEASTEEKR
- a CDS encoding DUF1570 domain-containing protein translates to MACFKQLIELRLALLISCCALLSIGCAMWNNQVHDAPPAFVDDVPLHIEADFDLQDDSQVLQEVRNLKMELRDDLGIPFSNDKIHVRIFRDGTTFAEFTRQHFPQLNGRRALFVVERGEYYVYAIWSESVLSDLRHELTHAYLNSSVGTLPLWLDEGLAEYYEVAGVPGRLNREHLPWLADGMNRGQWQPDLERLATLAKPEQMTSTDYAESWLWVHYLMQNQRSDIIRGYLVARRDKQIVDPIPLAIRNTIPQAELRLASHVSATYPADKPRLP